A section of the Microbacterium forte genome encodes:
- a CDS encoding ATP-dependent RecD-like DNA helicase yields the protein MRTVDDQIRSADRAICDSIAALKGDRALMSLVVLSHLRNLVEGAAVRVHTGRGDAAYDYDAIQAALVAIGSAPKRIQFLHRFHKLLQESVSHYTMDGDTSERLMLKYYEYLIRLRLLLRAACKMETLNNLEDFPVNLDPSLREYHRKIAARIDAVRADPTPGGVRNRYYVHRIRPIFTKGRILYEVVFRATTDHLQKVDRIIAFTDIEMTDKYAANLTVVSEAIDVLGQTMPITIITDWEVSIRPCEFDNFARLFGVASKVSSGSSEYRVLMEYLTRTETGLLDVVALPDTGFAGLRDEATRRVQKAAIFPVLERARDLISRQRPGHNMIRYLMLRMNNLILKQQYSSQTSSLLSNLNLDRGCKPFDSMPFCTSPKKHNVTFSDLVESLDTRDRVHELLARRVKNNVEQHGMLYTPDEELERFGDLDALIATFNSKLWHGHRPARDLVHDKKHVFVQEYEDDSVEIIEELQAHAKSGIGGYTEAVERWLEETPTVTVDDPVKEAALKALFASSQVALIYGAAGTGKSTMIDHIAHFFNDKRKLFLAHTNPAKNNLERRVSAQNSTFRTIASHLWNDTGTEFDVLFIDECSIVSNDDLLQVLRRTSFELLVLVGDSYQIESIKFGNWFTLAPAFLPDSSVFELTSPYRTKSDQLLKFWDAVRGIEPNIEELLAHYGYSAVLDETLFAPRNDQEIILCLNYDGLYGINNINRFLQSGNPGDATVWGVSTYKIGDPVLFGDTSRFRGVIYNNLKGTIVGIETFPGQIQFDIELDRILTAFDVARVSGLQWLGGSTVRFSVSEQGSTDEEDESNSNTVPFQVAYAVSIHKAQGLEYDSVKVVITDANEDRFSHSIFYTAVTRARERLTIFWTPETQHAVLSRLERPHQGRDLGLLRGRRGLKSIGSKKRP from the coding sequence ATGAGAACAGTCGATGATCAGATCCGTAGCGCCGATCGTGCGATCTGTGACAGCATCGCTGCGCTGAAAGGCGATCGTGCACTTATGTCGCTCGTGGTTTTGTCACACCTTCGAAATCTCGTCGAGGGAGCAGCGGTTCGCGTTCACACGGGCCGTGGTGATGCCGCCTATGACTACGACGCGATTCAGGCGGCGCTGGTCGCCATCGGGTCAGCGCCAAAGCGCATTCAGTTCCTGCACCGTTTTCACAAGCTGCTACAGGAGAGCGTGTCGCACTACACGATGGATGGTGACACCTCCGAGCGGCTGATGCTCAAGTACTACGAGTATCTCATCAGGCTTCGCCTGCTGCTGCGGGCTGCTTGCAAGATGGAGACGCTCAATAATCTGGAGGATTTTCCGGTCAACCTCGATCCTTCACTTCGCGAGTACCACCGCAAGATCGCCGCCCGGATCGATGCCGTCCGCGCCGATCCGACACCAGGAGGTGTTCGGAACCGGTACTACGTCCATCGAATCCGGCCGATCTTCACGAAGGGGCGGATTCTCTACGAGGTAGTCTTCCGCGCGACGACTGATCACTTGCAGAAGGTCGACCGCATCATTGCGTTCACAGACATCGAGATGACGGACAAGTACGCGGCGAACCTTACCGTGGTTTCCGAAGCCATCGACGTGCTCGGCCAGACGATGCCGATCACCATCATCACGGACTGGGAGGTCTCGATTCGTCCGTGCGAGTTCGACAACTTCGCTCGGTTGTTCGGAGTAGCGTCGAAGGTATCGTCGGGGTCCAGTGAGTACCGCGTGCTTATGGAGTATTTAACTCGCACGGAGACTGGACTCCTCGATGTCGTCGCGCTTCCTGACACGGGGTTTGCGGGGCTACGAGATGAAGCCACGCGGCGCGTCCAGAAGGCGGCGATCTTTCCCGTGCTTGAGAGGGCTCGCGATCTGATTTCCCGCCAACGCCCCGGGCACAACATGATCCGCTACCTCATGCTCAGGATGAATAACCTGATCCTCAAGCAGCAGTACAGCTCTCAAACTTCTAGCCTGCTTTCGAATCTCAACCTGGATCGCGGATGCAAGCCATTCGATTCAATGCCCTTCTGCACGTCGCCGAAGAAGCACAACGTCACGTTCTCCGACCTGGTCGAAAGTCTGGACACTCGCGACCGCGTCCATGAGCTGCTTGCTCGTCGTGTAAAGAACAACGTCGAGCAGCACGGCATGCTCTACACACCCGATGAGGAGCTTGAGCGCTTCGGCGACCTTGACGCTTTGATCGCGACCTTCAACAGCAAGCTCTGGCACGGGCACCGCCCGGCGCGGGACCTCGTCCACGACAAGAAGCACGTCTTCGTCCAGGAGTACGAAGACGACTCGGTCGAGATCATCGAAGAACTTCAGGCCCACGCCAAATCTGGGATCGGCGGCTATACCGAGGCGGTCGAGCGATGGCTTGAAGAGACGCCGACGGTGACCGTGGATGATCCGGTGAAAGAGGCGGCGCTCAAAGCGCTGTTCGCGAGTTCCCAGGTCGCCTTGATCTACGGTGCAGCCGGCACGGGAAAGTCGACGATGATCGACCACATCGCTCACTTTTTCAACGACAAGAGGAAGTTGTTCCTGGCGCACACCAATCCGGCGAAGAACAACCTTGAGCGGCGCGTCAGTGCCCAGAACTCCACGTTTCGAACGATCGCGAGCCACCTCTGGAACGACACCGGCACCGAATTTGACGTGCTGTTCATTGACGAGTGCAGCATCGTCAGCAACGACGATCTCCTCCAGGTGCTACGGCGGACATCGTTCGAACTACTCGTTCTTGTCGGGGACAGTTACCAGATCGAATCAATTAAATTCGGCAACTGGTTTACGTTGGCTCCGGCGTTCCTGCCGGACTCCTCGGTGTTCGAGCTCACCAGCCCCTACCGCACGAAGAGCGACCAGCTACTGAAGTTCTGGGATGCCGTGCGCGGCATCGAGCCGAACATCGAAGAGTTGCTGGCTCACTACGGCTACTCGGCCGTGCTCGACGAGACCCTCTTCGCACCACGCAATGACCAAGAGATCATCCTGTGCCTCAACTACGACGGCCTATACGGCATTAACAACATCAACCGGTTCCTCCAGAGCGGCAATCCTGGCGACGCGACCGTTTGGGGCGTCTCAACGTACAAGATCGGCGACCCCGTCTTATTCGGCGACACCTCGCGATTCAGAGGAGTCATCTACAACAACCTCAAAGGAACGATTGTTGGAATCGAAACCTTCCCCGGTCAGATCCAGTTTGACATCGAGTTAGATCGGATACTCACGGCATTTGATGTCGCGCGAGTCTCCGGATTGCAGTGGCTCGGCGGCTCGACGGTCCGTTTCTCCGTTTCGGAGCAGGGGAGTACCGACGAGGAGGACGAGTCCAATAGCAACACGGTTCCGTTCCAAGTCGCCTACGCGGTTTCCATCCACAAGGCGCAAGGTCTCGAGTACGATTCCGTGAAGGTTGTGATCACCGACGCCAACGAGGACCGCTTCTCACACAGCATCTTCTACACCGCGGTTACCCGAGCTCGAGAGCGCCTCACGATCTTTTGGACGCCAGAGACCCAGCACGCTGTGTTGAGCCGGCTCGAACGACCGCACCAAGGACGGGACCTCGGTCTACTCCGTGGACGCCGCGGGCTCAAGTCGATTGGGTCGAAGAAGCGTCCCTAG
- a CDS encoding type I glyceraldehyde-3-phosphate dehydrogenase, which produces MRNDKNDLFFPSVVCDIASAGDLAALLEVDTNYGRWRGVTSDDDTSISIDGRRITYINSREGVPDWNALGIDLVVDCTGRGVTREAAERHLANGAERVLISGPSKTAEDCDAVLLPGINLDDYDSGAHKIVSMASCTTNALAAVVKVLLESTGIRFGVFSTVHAYTNTQSLTDQPMKSRRDSRAGAENIVPSSSGAAKALGFIWPDLQITGKAYRVPVRTGSIVELNVIPEHEIATEDLRDLFRKAATAGALHGILDVFEDEWTSARIVGDPHSSIVDLPLTQSFNGMVSVAAWYDNEAGFSMRLAETAARLASTDM; this is translated from the coding sequence GTGAGAAACGACAAGAACGACCTATTCTTCCCGAGCGTCGTCTGTGACATCGCGTCGGCCGGTGACCTCGCCGCGCTCCTCGAGGTGGACACGAACTACGGACGGTGGCGAGGTGTCACCTCAGACGACGACACGTCCATCTCCATCGACGGTAGGCGAATCACGTACATCAACTCCCGCGAGGGCGTGCCGGACTGGAACGCGCTCGGCATCGATCTGGTCGTCGATTGCACCGGCCGCGGCGTCACCCGGGAAGCGGCTGAGCGGCATCTCGCAAACGGCGCCGAGCGCGTGCTGATCAGCGGCCCGAGCAAGACTGCTGAGGATTGCGACGCCGTGCTGCTACCGGGCATCAACCTGGACGACTACGACAGCGGTGCGCACAAGATCGTCAGCATGGCGAGTTGCACCACCAACGCACTTGCGGCCGTCGTCAAGGTTCTCCTCGAGTCCACGGGCATTCGCTTCGGTGTCTTCTCAACCGTCCATGCGTACACGAACACTCAGTCACTGACGGACCAACCGATGAAGTCCAGGAGAGACTCCCGGGCCGGCGCGGAGAACATCGTCCCTTCCTCTTCCGGCGCTGCGAAAGCCCTGGGTTTCATCTGGCCGGATCTTCAGATCACCGGCAAGGCCTATCGGGTACCCGTCCGCACCGGCAGCATCGTGGAGCTCAACGTGATTCCGGAGCACGAGATCGCGACGGAGGATCTTCGCGACCTGTTCCGGAAGGCTGCGACTGCCGGGGCCCTCCACGGCATCCTTGATGTGTTCGAAGACGAGTGGACCTCGGCCCGCATCGTCGGAGATCCGCACTCCTCGATCGTGGACCTTCCGCTGACCCAGTCATTCAACGGCATGGTTTCCGTGGCGGCTTGGTACGACAACGAAGCCGGATTCTCGATGCGTCTCGCCGAGACAGCTGCCCGCTTGGCATCCACAGACATGTGA
- a CDS encoding primase-like DNA-binding domain-containing protein encodes MRNVDDNLTTAISELQCVQTGTPATIDELNAIRIARDRIELLLRSCVTELREHPTLPASWKDISTALDSDSAHAVRKRFSTTLAVELEQAERFWGEYGTRFVWDLLPNGFLYALYRSWLVNALPGHAGLSKETFMRRLLTVVQESGGWEHVRVRAGDRMRSPEPLLKLFTTWSPSSIEGRAVWGFKRILGGTAESSPRRISEIHDRSQESRHQ; translated from the coding sequence ATGCGAAACGTCGACGACAACCTCACCACCGCCATCAGCGAGCTCCAGTGCGTGCAGACCGGAACGCCCGCGACCATCGACGAGCTGAACGCCATCCGCATCGCCCGAGATCGCATAGAACTGCTCCTGCGCTCCTGTGTCACTGAGCTACGCGAACACCCCACTCTCCCAGCGTCCTGGAAGGACATCTCCACGGCATTGGACTCCGACTCCGCACATGCAGTTCGCAAGCGCTTCTCCACGACGCTCGCCGTCGAGCTGGAGCAGGCGGAGCGTTTCTGGGGTGAGTACGGAACCCGCTTTGTGTGGGATCTTCTCCCCAACGGCTTCCTCTACGCCCTGTACCGGAGCTGGCTCGTGAACGCGCTCCCCGGTCACGCTGGCCTCTCGAAGGAGACCTTCATGCGTCGGCTCCTCACGGTTGTTCAGGAGTCGGGAGGTTGGGAGCACGTTCGCGTGCGCGCTGGCGACCGTATGCGCAGCCCTGAGCCTCTGCTCAAGCTCTTCACCACGTGGTCCCCCTCGTCCATCGAAGGACGAGCCGTTTGGGGTTTCAAGCGGATCCTCGGAGGAACCGCTGAATCCTCGCCCAGACGCATATCCGAAATTCACGATCGCTCCCAGGAATCGAGACACCAATGA